The genomic DNA GTTTGATCGATCCAAGATTATGAACCTGAATAAATGGACAGACGGGTCCAAGATTTTGAAGGATTACGCTCGACTCACAGACCTCGTCGGACAGGACGTGTACTCAAGCACCGACAAGAAAGAAATGCTCAAGATCATGGAGAAGTACCCTGGCCTGAGTTCCCCTCAAAAAAAAGACAGCACCTACATCCGACTCCGAGACATTCGCGGTGACTTCCTTAAGAAACCTCAAGGGCAATCGGTGCAAATTGTCGCCAATGGGCGCAGCAGCTGGATTGGCTGGTTTGAGCTCAATACGGAACCCATCTCCGAAGTGGCCACGGAAAACACGGCTAGAGTTGTGCGACTACTCAATGCGGATATTCTGGGAGTAGTCGAGGCAGAAGATCGCACGGGACTGAAAGCCTTCAATGACACCGTCGTCAAAAAGATTGGAGGCCAGCCCTACGACCATGTGATGCTTATCGACGGGAATGACGAGCGCGGTATCGATGTAGGCATCATAAGCCGCTCAAAGCTCCCGATAGTTTCTATGCGAAGTCACGTGGATGATCAGGATCAGGAGGGATCGATTTTCAGCCGAGACTGCGCAGAGTACACATTCGGTTTGTCGGAAGGAAGAACCTTGCTGGTTCTGGTCAACCACTTGAAGAGCAAAGGGTACGGGACCCAAGGGGATTCAGACGCCAAACGTTTGCGCCAGGCTCGGCAGATACGAAAGATTTATGATCAGCGCAGACAGGAGGGATTTCAGTATATTGCTATTATCGGCG from Candidatus Nitrospira nitrificans includes the following:
- a CDS encoding endonuclease/exonuclease/phosphatase family protein, encoding MRLATFNVENLFDRSKIMNLNKWTDGSKILKDYARLTDLVGQDVYSSTDKKEMLKIMEKYPGLSSPQKKDSTYIRLRDIRGDFLKKPQGQSVQIVANGRSSWIGWFELNTEPISEVATENTARVVRLLNADILGVVEAEDRTGLKAFNDTVVKKIGGQPYDHVMLIDGNDERGIDVGIISRSKLPIVSMRSHVDDQDQEGSIFSRDCAEYTFGLSEGRTLLVLVNHLKSKGYGTQGDSDAKRLRQARQIRKIYDQRRQEGFQYIAIIGDFNDTPDSGPLAPLLKEESDLKDVAAHPNYHNDGRPGTHGNGTASSKLDYILLSPSLWATVQQAGIERRGVWGGKNGTLWPILPEIKSAKDAASDHAALWVDLAI